In Fibrobacter sp., the following are encoded in one genomic region:
- a CDS encoding FHIPEP family type III secretion protein translates to HKVLQNLLRERVSIRDLLLILETLANVAPRNKNPEILTEYVRNSLAPQICETYKNENNLIPVISLDPNLEAKLEGSLQETESGFRFALAPGDVGRILDACGEIIEKVKISGEVPVVICSPAIRGAFRRLTEINYSDLIVLSYNEIVPGIEIRSLGMISL, encoded by the coding sequence GCACAAAGTGCTGCAGAATCTCCTCAGGGAAAGAGTTTCTATCCGGGACCTCCTTCTTATTCTCGAGACTTTGGCCAATGTAGCACCCAGAAACAAAAATCCGGAGATACTTACCGAATATGTACGCAATTCTCTTGCTCCACAGATATGTGAGACTTACAAAAACGAAAACAACCTGATTCCGGTTATATCACTTGATCCCAACCTTGAGGCCAAGCTTGAAGGATCACTTCAGGAAACGGAATCTGGATTTCGCTTTGCACTTGCTCCGGGTGATGTAGGAAGAATTCTTGATGCCTGCGGGGAAATCATAGAGAAAGTAAAGATCTCCGGGGAGGTACCTGTTGTAATCTGTTCACCTGCAATCCGCGGAGCTTTCAGGAGATTGACTGAGATAAATTACAGTGATCTGATAGTACTTTCATATAATGAGATCGTACCTGGAATAGAGATAAGGTCACTGGGGATGATTTCATTGTGA